The genomic window ACCGCCGACCACACGTGGCGCGACCCCAACGTCGTCATCGTCGTCGGCGGCGGTCCCGAGGCCACCGTCAACGGCGCCTGGATCGCGGGACGCCGCCCCGCCCAGCGCGAGGACGTCAGGGGCTGGGCGCTGCCCGACGCCTCCTACGGCGGTGCGGGGGACGGCGGGGAGGGCGAGTCCCCGGGCCTGCGCGCCGCCCAGCTCGCGCGCCTCGGACCGCGCACCGGTGACCTGGTCTGGGACATCGGGTGTGGCAGCGGTGCCCTGGCCGTCGAGGCGGCCCGCTTCGGCGCCGCCGTGCTCGCCGTCGACAGCGACCCCGACGCCTGCGCGCGCACGGCTGCGGCGGCCCGCACCTTCCAGGTCGCCGTCCAGGTCGTCCGCGGTTCGGCCCCGCACGTCCTGGAGAGCCTGCCCGAGCCCGATGTCGTGCGGATAGGCGGCGGGGGCGTGCCGGTGGCCATCGCGGTCGCCGACCGGCGGCCGGAACGTATCGTCACCCATGCCTCGAACCGGGACGAGGCGGAAGCCCTGGGGGCGGCACTCACGGAGAACGGATACACGGTCGAGTGCGCGCTGCTCCAGTCCGTCGAACTGGACACCTCCGCCTGGACGGAGCGCGAACGCTCCGTCGTGTTCCTGCTCGCCGCGGTGCGTTCCGACCTCGCCCCCTGAACGTTCGCGGCGGTACGCGGGGTAGGCTGACCGATTGTTGTACCGCGCCCGGGTGTTCGATCATTCGTTCGTCAATGTCCGGAAAAGTGGACCGTATTGGTCCGCGATGTGGTACAGCGCAACCGGGGGACGCGCAACGTGGCGCAGTCCACAGCGAGCCGAGGCGAAACTGTCTGTCGCGGCGGTGATCGCCCGCGAGAATATGTAGCTCCGCGCGCGTTTCGTGCCGCGCGGCGAGCCCGCTCGTTCTTGTTGACGAGCGCCGGCGTGCCGTGGTTCGGGCATCCCGGGCGAAGGGCGAAGGAGCACTGACGATGGGCGAGGGGTACGCATGACTGACACCGGCCAGATCCCGGGCGAGGGACTGCCGGAGAACGCAGGCATGGTGGAGCAGCCGGGCGTACCCGCCCCGGACGCCTACACCTACCTCGAACCCTCCGAGCAAACTCCCGAGGACGACGACCTCCTCCTGATGCCCGCGGCGCAGGGCGCGTGGAGCGACGCCCCGGCCACCGGACAGTACGAGAACGTCGTGCCGCAGCAGTTCCCGGCGCAGGGCGGCCGGGCCAACGGCACGCACCCGTCCGGTGCCGCGGAGGTCAACGGCGTACGCATCCCGGCGCACCAGCCGGTTCAGGTCCCCGTCGCCGCCTCGCCGGTCCGGCGTCCCCTGCACCGCGGCCCCTCGTCCACCGAAGCACCCTCCTACGGGGGCGCCACCGGAGTGGTCCGCTCGCTCGCGGACCGCGGACCGGCCGGTGCTCCGCAGGCCGCGGCCCCGGTACGGCACGCCGGGCCGCCCACGACGGGCCCCGAGTACTTCGACGTCCCCGCGGACGACGCCGCCCTGCTGCCCGGCCCGCAGCTGGGGGAGATCCCGCCGCAGGGCGCTCCCGCGTGGGGTGCGCCGGAGCCGGTCGCGACGCCCGAGGTCATGCCCGAGCCGGTCGCGGCCCCCGTCGACT from Streptomyces sp. NBC_01341 includes these protein-coding regions:
- the cbiE gene encoding precorrin-6y C5,15-methyltransferase (decarboxylating) subunit CbiE; this translates as MADRVTVIGWDGSPLSRAATAALSAATLVAGAAHHLALPEVPGPAERIRLGSVDLAARRIAGHRGSAVVLADGDPGFFGVVRTLRKPEHGLEVEVVPAVSSVATAFARAGMPWDDAQVVVAHPRTLRRAVNVIRAHHKVAVLTSPGAGPAELALLLDGVHRTFVICEELGTARERVTVLTSDKTADHTWRDPNVVIVVGGGPEATVNGAWIAGRRPAQREDVRGWALPDASYGGAGDGGEGESPGLRAAQLARLGPRTGDLVWDIGCGSGALAVEAARFGAAVLAVDSDPDACARTAAAARTFQVAVQVVRGSAPHVLESLPEPDVVRIGGGGVPVAIAVADRRPERIVTHASNRDEAEALGAALTENGYTVECALLQSVELDTSAWTERERSVVFLLAAVRSDLAP